A single Brachyspira hampsonii DNA region contains:
- the eno gene encoding phosphopyruvate hydratase: MSLIDDIVAREILDSRGNPTVEVDVYLDSGVMGRAAVPSGASTGEHEAVELRDGDKSRYMGKGVQKAVENVNEIICNDLIGMDALDQVEIDRTMIELDGTENKGKLGANAILGVSLAVAKAAAEELGMPLYRYIGGTNAKTLPVPMANILNGGAHSSAPIDFQEYMVMPVGAPTFKEGIRYVAEVFHNLKNILHDRGLSTTVGDEGGFAPTLKDNEEPLQVIMQAIEKAGYKPGDDIMIAMDPASSEFYNKDKKKYVFHKSDNRELTPAEMVDFYVNLCSKYPIISIEDGVAEDDWDGWKILTEKLGGKVQLVGDDLFVTNVKRLQMGLDKGVANSILIKVNQIGTLTETLDSIELAKTHNYTAVVSHRSGETEDSTIADIVVATNAGQIKTGSASRSDRIAKYNQLLRIEEELGSRAIYLGKKAFYNVIK, translated from the coding sequence ATGTCTTTAATAGATGATATAGTAGCTAGAGAAATATTAGATTCAAGAGGAAACCCTACAGTAGAAGTAGATGTTTACTTAGACAGCGGCGTTATGGGAAGAGCTGCAGTTCCATCAGGAGCTTCTACAGGAGAACATGAGGCAGTAGAATTAAGAGACGGCGATAAATCAAGATATATGGGTAAAGGTGTTCAAAAAGCCGTAGAAAATGTTAATGAAATTATTTGCAATGATTTAATAGGTATGGATGCTTTAGATCAGGTTGAAATAGACAGAACTATGATCGAACTTGACGGCACAGAAAATAAAGGTAAATTAGGTGCTAATGCTATATTAGGTGTTTCACTTGCTGTAGCAAAAGCTGCTGCTGAAGAATTAGGTATGCCTTTATACAGATATATTGGCGGTACTAACGCTAAAACTTTACCTGTTCCTATGGCTAATATCTTAAACGGAGGTGCTCACTCATCAGCTCCAATCGACTTCCAAGAATATATGGTTATGCCTGTTGGTGCTCCTACTTTCAAAGAAGGAATACGCTATGTAGCTGAAGTATTCCATAACTTAAAAAATATACTTCATGACAGAGGTTTAAGCACTACTGTTGGTGATGAAGGCGGATTTGCCCCTACTCTTAAAGATAATGAAGAGCCTCTTCAAGTAATTATGCAGGCTATTGAAAAAGCAGGATACAAACCAGGTGATGATATAATGATAGCTATGGACCCTGCTTCAAGCGAATTCTATAACAAAGATAAGAAAAAATATGTATTCCATAAATCTGACAACAGAGAATTAACTCCTGCTGAAATGGTTGATTTCTATGTTAATTTATGCAGCAAATATCCAATTATATCTATAGAAGACGGTGTTGCTGAAGATGATTGGGACGGATGGAAAATATTAACTGAAAAATTAGGCGGTAAAGTTCAGTTAGTAGGTGATGATTTGTTTGTTACTAATGTAAAAAGACTTCAAATGGGTTTAGACAAAGGTGTTGCTAATTCTATTTTGATTAAAGTTAATCAAATCGGTACTTTAACTGAAACTTTAGATTCTATTGAACTTGCTAAAACTCATAACTATACTGCTGTAGTTTCTCACAGATCTGGTGAAACAGAAGATTCTACTATTGCTGATATAGTAGTAGCTACTAATGCAGGTCAAATCAAAACAGGTTCGGCTTCAAGAAGTGATAGGATTGCTAAATACAATCAATTATTAAGAATTGAAGAAGAATTAGGCAGCAGAGCTATTTACTTAGGTAAAAAAGCATTTTATAATGTTATAAAATAA
- a CDS encoding PTS sugar transporter subunit IIA, whose protein sequence is MISLSDVEKYIKNSYVILDLKANNKDEAISEMLIYSEANGLRINIAQIIESMYKKEDIISSGLGYGVAFPHVRTNQVEDNDIIFAISKKGLNYSALDKKPVHLLTMFLTNKNSNEKYLGLLSLFTKISRMSMYPVVLSESKTIEEFKEKFINISKEMLNSK, encoded by the coding sequence ATGATTTCATTAAGTGATGTTGAAAAATACATAAAGAATTCTTATGTCATTTTAGATTTAAAAGCAAATAATAAAGACGAAGCTATCAGTGAAATGCTGATATATTCAGAGGCTAATGGTCTTAGAATAAATATAGCACAAATAATAGAGTCTATGTATAAAAAAGAAGATATTATAAGCAGCGGTTTGGGGTATGGTGTTGCTTTTCCGCATGTAAGAACAAATCAAGTTGAAGATAATGATATAATATTTGCAATATCGAAAAAAGGATTAAACTACTCGGCACTTGATAAAAAACCGGTTCATTTGCTCACAATGTTTTTAACTAATAAAAACAGCAATGAAAAGTATTTAGGTCTTCTATCTCTATTTACAAAAATCTCAAGAATGAGTATGTATCCTGTTGTATTATCAGAATCAAAAACTATAGAAGAATTTAAGGAAAAATTTATAAATATATCCAAAGAAATGCTTAATTCTAAATAA
- the kdsB gene encoding 3-deoxy-manno-octulosonate cytidylyltransferase, protein MPKITAIIPARYDSTRFPKKLTYELLGKPIIIAVYDNVKAAEKIDDCIVATDSKEIMDICEKNNAKAVMTSSEHTSGTSRIIEVAKKIESDIIINVQGDEPLIDESVLNPLIDAFEDENVDIATLKTKIEDNSPLIKDENAVKVVTDINNYAMYFSRASIPHKRFDQNINTEYYKHIGVYAFRRDVLLKIENLKECRYEVIEKLEQLRWLYNGMKIKVLETNKFIHGIDTKEDLELVQNYLRNFAQSELNNENLYK, encoded by the coding sequence ATGCCTAAAATCACAGCAATAATACCTGCCAGATATGATTCAACTAGATTTCCAAAAAAATTAACTTATGAATTACTTGGTAAACCAATAATAATAGCGGTATATGATAATGTTAAAGCCGCTGAAAAAATAGATGACTGCATTGTGGCAACTGACTCTAAAGAAATAATGGATATATGTGAAAAAAATAATGCTAAGGCAGTAATGACTTCATCAGAACATACTTCAGGAACTTCAAGAATTATAGAAGTTGCTAAAAAAATTGAAAGCGATATTATTATTAATGTACAAGGTGATGAGCCTTTAATAGATGAATCGGTACTTAACCCTTTAATAGATGCCTTTGAAGATGAAAATGTTGATATTGCCACTTTAAAAACAAAGATAGAAGATAATAGCCCTTTAATAAAAGATGAGAATGCGGTTAAAGTTGTTACGGATATAAATAATTATGCAATGTATTTTTCTAGGGCTTCCATACCTCATAAAAGATTTGATCAGAATATAAATACTGAATACTATAAACATATAGGTGTTTATGCTTTTAGAAGAGATGTTCTATTAAAAATAGAAAATTTAAAAGAATGCCGATATGAGGTAATAGAAAAACTTGAACAATTAAGATGGCTTTATAATGGAATGAAAATAAAAGTTTTAGAAACCAACAAATTTATTCATGGTATAGATACAAAAGAAGATTTAGAATTAGTTCAGAATTACTTGAGAAATTTTGCTCAAAGCGAATTAAATAATGAAAATTTATATAAGTAA
- the gpmA gene encoding 2,3-diphosphoglycerate-dependent phosphoglycerate mutase translates to MTKVVLIRHGESVWNKENLFTGWADVTLSEKGIEEAKAGGVELKKAGFTFDKAYTSTLTRAIKTLNLVLEEMGLLWIPVEKCWQLNERHYGALQGLNKSQTAEKYGEDQVKIWRRSYDTPPPALTKDDERYPGHDPRYKNLSEKELPLTECLKDTVARVVPFWENVILPDIKAGKKIIIAAHGNSLRALVKYLDNISDADITELNIPTGMPLVYELDDNFKAVNKQYLGDPEAVKKAMEAVANQGKKK, encoded by the coding sequence ATGACAAAAGTTGTTTTAATTCGTCATGGTGAGAGTGTTTGGAACAAAGAAAATCTGTTTACAGGCTGGGCAGATGTTACTTTGTCTGAAAAAGGTATAGAAGAAGCTAAAGCAGGCGGTGTAGAACTTAAAAAAGCAGGCTTCACTTTTGATAAAGCATATACTTCTACTTTAACACGTGCTATAAAAACTTTAAATTTAGTATTAGAAGAAATGGGACTTTTATGGATACCTGTAGAGAAGTGCTGGCAGTTAAATGAAAGACATTACGGAGCTTTACAAGGACTAAACAAATCACAGACAGCTGAAAAATACGGAGAAGATCAAGTAAAAATTTGGAGAAGAAGCTATGATACTCCTCCTCCAGCTTTAACTAAAGATGATGAAAGATATCCCGGACATGATCCTCGTTATAAAAACTTATCAGAAAAAGAGCTTCCTTTAACTGAATGCTTAAAAGATACAGTTGCAAGAGTAGTACCTTTCTGGGAAAATGTTATACTTCCTGATATTAAAGCAGGTAAAAAAATCATTATAGCAGCACATGGAAACAGCTTAAGAGCATTAGTAAAATATTTAGATAATATATCTGATGCCGATATTACTGAACTTAATATACCTACAGGAATGCCTTTGGTTTATGAGCTTGATGATAATTTCAAAGCAGTTAATAAACAGTATTTAGGAGATCCTGAGGCAGTTAAAAAAGCTATGGAAGCAGTAGCTAATCAAGGTAAGAAAAAATAA
- a CDS encoding DUF6348 family protein encodes MNNEELDAQFQKLYEEGNHREIIKLILSLPQEQLNDDIKGQLAVAYNNISEFDLAIDILNSLSEETKSNHTWFYKIAYAYSGKSDMSNANLNIDRALYTLEMNRHYISDEEYDYFSNLYNNLKEYIQNGSIHYEANSVNIDEPDSIIKDISSILANDIENEIVEGSILIKKWNIFINAYLETVTDKSAVINYYISSPDWDRDIFECCASAGKNANTAAGLSNGSFIFGIMTGIKAMNENTILDEVETEFAGKKHKWKVYTSNLVNMGQDNGKPKNINTYWDMFKDDILKRIGNQKICYIKIYGAKASNDYSIGELRINDVNIAELSNKMNEYVKTWNETDFSSDKQFFFLVQDNETYTPYPFRNNDILKFIQEYSNIVLNLKESEEDYDKLGNWAEKLTKDYTLATDLFLFIPEICADNEFFNELHSSEKINFNFESEGKNITVYKTQLYTYHLINNYLFELFKESAFNGKENEIYEKFINMSALYNIYVQIKEDYKNKTLENLEVNLSFNVDNDYSVR; translated from the coding sequence ATGAATAATGAAGAATTAGATGCACAATTTCAAAAATTATATGAAGAAGGAAATCATAGAGAAATTATTAAATTAATACTTTCTTTGCCTCAAGAACAACTAAATGATGATATTAAAGGACAGCTTGCCGTTGCATACAACAATATTTCTGAATTTGACTTAGCAATAGATATATTAAATTCTTTATCTGAGGAAACTAAAAGCAATCATACTTGGTTTTATAAAATTGCTTATGCATATTCAGGAAAGTCTGATATGAGCAATGCTAATTTAAATATAGACAGAGCATTATATACATTAGAAATGAATAGGCATTATATAAGCGATGAAGAATATGATTATTTCAGCAATTTATATAATAATTTAAAAGAATATATTCAAAATGGAAGCATACATTATGAGGCTAATTCTGTTAATATTGATGAACCTGATTCTATAATAAAGGATATATCTTCTATTTTAGCGAATGATATAGAAAATGAAATAGTAGAAGGAAGTATTCTCATAAAAAAATGGAATATATTTATTAATGCTTATTTAGAAACTGTAACAGATAAAAGTGCTGTTATTAACTATTATATATCTAGTCCTGATTGGGATAGAGATATATTTGAATGCTGTGCTAGTGCTGGAAAAAATGCCAATACTGCTGCAGGACTTTCAAATGGAAGTTTTATATTTGGAATAATGACAGGTATAAAGGCTATGAATGAAAACACAATACTTGATGAAGTTGAAACAGAATTTGCCGGAAAAAAACATAAATGGAAAGTTTATACTAGTAATTTAGTTAATATGGGGCAAGATAACGGAAAGCCAAAAAATATAAATACTTATTGGGATATGTTTAAAGATGATATTTTAAAAAGAATAGGAAATCAAAAAATTTGCTACATTAAAATATATGGGGCTAAGGCTTCTAATGATTACTCTATAGGAGAGCTTAGAATAAATGATGTTAATATAGCTGAGCTTTCAAATAAAATGAATGAATATGTAAAAACTTGGAATGAAACCGATTTTTCATCAGACAAACAATTTTTCTTTTTGGTGCAGGATAATGAAACTTATACTCCTTATCCATTCAGAAATAATGATATTCTAAAATTTATTCAGGAATATTCAAATATAGTTTTAAACTTAAAAGAGTCTGAAGAAGATTATGATAAATTAGGGAATTGGGCAGAAAAGCTTACAAAAGACTATACTCTTGCAACAGATTTATTTCTATTTATTCCTGAAATATGTGCTGATAATGAGTTTTTTAATGAACTGCATTCATCTGAAAAAATTAATTTTAATTTTGAATCAGAAGGAAAAAATATCACTGTATACAAAACTCAGCTTTATACATATCATTTAATCAATAATTATTTATTTGAGCTTTTCAAAGAGAGTGCATTCAATGGAAAGGAAAATGAAATATATGAAAAATTCATAAACATGAGTGCATTATATAATATATACGTGCAAATAAAAGAAGATTATAAAAATAAAACACTAGAGAATCTTGAAGTTAATTTATCTTTTAATGTAGATAATGATTATAGTGTTAGATAA
- a CDS encoding 6-phospho-beta-glucosidase produces the protein MSLPNNFLWGGAVAAHQLEGGWNEGGKGISVSDVLTAGAHGVMRRITDGIVDGERYPNHDGIDFYHKYKDDIALFAEMGFKCFRTSIAWTRIFPNGDEAEPNEEGLKFYDDMFDELLKHNIEPVITLSHFEMPYHLAKEYGGWLNRKVIDFFVKYAVTVMNRYKNKVKYWMTFNEINNQSNTSAEIFGWTCSGVKYDKFDDPKKAMYQAVHHELVASALVVKKGHEINPNFKIGCMCSFVPFYPYSCNPDDIMIAAESMHERFYFADVHCRGHYPSFAKKQWQRENNAPIMEPEDEKILAEGKVDYLGFSYYMSNAVKADVQKDIKSTMDGSTANSIANPYVKASDWGWQIDPVGLRYSLVTLYERYEIPLFIVENGFGAIDELKPDCSCDDDYRIDYLKAHIKELKKAVEIDGVNLIGYTPWGCIDLVSFTTGELKKRYGFIYVDKNDDGSGTGNRYKKKSFAWYKKVIASNGEDLD, from the coding sequence ATGAGTTTACCAAATAATTTTTTATGGGGCGGAGCAGTAGCTGCCCATCAGCTTGAAGGAGGCTGGAATGAAGGAGGAAAAGGTATAAGCGTAAGCGATGTTCTTACAGCTGGTGCCCATGGTGTTATGCGTCGTATAACTGACGGCATTGTAGATGGTGAAAGATATCCTAATCATGATGGAATTGATTTTTATCATAAATATAAAGATGATATTGCATTATTTGCTGAAATGGGATTTAAATGTTTTCGTACATCAATAGCTTGGACAAGGATTTTTCCTAATGGTGATGAAGCAGAGCCTAATGAAGAAGGTTTAAAATTTTATGATGATATGTTTGATGAACTGCTTAAACATAATATTGAGCCTGTTATAACACTCAGTCATTTTGAAATGCCGTATCATTTAGCTAAAGAATATGGCGGTTGGTTAAATAGAAAAGTTATAGATTTCTTTGTAAAATATGCTGTTACTGTTATGAACCGCTATAAAAATAAGGTTAAGTATTGGATGACATTTAATGAAATAAATAATCAAAGCAATACTTCAGCAGAGATTTTTGGCTGGACTTGCTCTGGTGTAAAATATGATAAGTTCGATGATCCTAAAAAAGCTATGTATCAGGCTGTACACCATGAACTTGTCGCTTCTGCACTTGTTGTAAAAAAAGGGCATGAAATCAATCCTAATTTTAAAATAGGCTGTATGTGCTCTTTTGTTCCTTTTTATCCATACTCTTGTAATCCAGATGATATAATGATTGCTGCTGAAAGTATGCATGAGCGTTTTTACTTTGCTGATGTTCATTGTCGTGGGCATTATCCTTCTTTTGCAAAAAAACAATGGCAAAGAGAAAATAATGCCCCTATTATGGAGCCAGAAGATGAAAAGATATTAGCAGAAGGAAAAGTTGATTATTTAGGATTTAGTTATTATATGTCAAATGCTGTAAAAGCTGATGTACAGAAAGATATAAAGTCAACTATGGATGGAAGTACGGCAAATTCAATAGCAAATCCTTATGTAAAGGCTTCTGATTGGGGTTGGCAGATTGATCCTGTTGGGCTTAGATATTCTCTTGTTACACTTTACGAACGATATGAAATTCCTTTATTTATAGTAGAAAATGGTTTTGGTGCTATTGATGAATTAAAGCCGGACTGCTCTTGCGATGATGATTATCGTATTGACTATCTTAAAGCACATATAAAAGAGTTAAAAAAGGCCGTTGAAATTGATGGCGTAAATCTTATAGGATATACTCCTTGGGGATGTATAGATTTAGTTTCATTTACGACAGGCGAGCTTAAAAAACGCTATGGCTTTATATATGTAGATAAAAATGATGATGGTTCAGGTACTGGAAACAGATATAAAAAGAAATCTTTTGCTTGGTATAAAAAAGTTATAGCTTCTAACGGAGAAGATTTAGATTGA
- a CDS encoding PTS transporter subunit EIIC, with the protein MSEPIRNYAKLARDIIVAVGGEGNITNVSRCTTRLRLVLKETPNDAKEKISSMPGVITVVERGGQFQIVIGTHVGEVFDTVSKELNLDTKQGGTAEVKESLLNRIIATMSAVFAPFVYILASAGLIQGCLIIITQFAPEFAKTGTYEVISFMSWTPFTFLPIFIAITASKHFKCNTYIAIVCCCALVNPSWNDMAARIANGETIKFLIFSLSETTYTSSVLPPLFLVLILSYLERFCYKILPDVIKPLATPFICLLIMVPATIIVIGPVSDKLASAIAAGYNFIYYSVPALAALVIGGFWQVVVIFGVHWGITPVVLADFANNGSNSFQAFQTCAVVAQAAAAFGVFLKSRNKDFKRVAFSAGLTGVFGITEPAIYGVTLRLKKPFICGCIAGAIGAVVTSFFGSMYYIYTGLPGVLTVVNAISPKNPNSFIGEIVGCGIAIIGAIILVQIVGFEDPVNSDISDK; encoded by the coding sequence ATGTCAGAACCTATTAGAAATTATGCAAAATTGGCACGCGACATAATAGTTGCCGTAGGAGGTGAAGGTAATATTACCAATGTGTCTCGCTGTACTACTAGGCTTCGTTTGGTGCTAAAGGAAACTCCAAATGATGCCAAAGAAAAAATTTCATCAATGCCAGGTGTGATTACGGTTGTTGAAAGAGGAGGTCAGTTCCAGATTGTAATCGGAACCCATGTAGGGGAAGTATTTGATACAGTATCAAAAGAACTTAATTTGGATACAAAACAAGGCGGTACTGCAGAAGTAAAAGAAAGTTTACTAAATAGAATTATTGCTACAATGTCAGCAGTTTTTGCACCTTTTGTATATATACTAGCAAGTGCAGGTCTTATTCAAGGATGTCTTATTATAATAACACAGTTTGCACCAGAGTTTGCAAAGACAGGAACTTATGAAGTAATAAGTTTTATGTCTTGGACACCATTTACATTCCTTCCTATATTTATAGCTATAACAGCATCAAAACATTTTAAATGTAATACATATATTGCCATTGTTTGCTGTTGTGCTCTTGTAAACCCAAGTTGGAATGATATGGCAGCTCGTATTGCAAATGGCGAAACAATAAAATTTTTGATATTTAGTTTATCAGAAACAACATATACCTCAAGCGTATTACCGCCTTTATTTTTAGTTTTGATTTTATCTTATTTGGAGCGTTTCTGTTATAAAATACTTCCGGATGTTATTAAACCTTTAGCAACACCTTTTATATGTCTTTTAATTATGGTTCCAGCAACAATAATTGTAATCGGCCCTGTTTCAGATAAGCTTGCAAGTGCTATTGCAGCAGGATATAATTTCATTTATTATTCAGTTCCTGCTCTTGCTGCTTTAGTAATAGGCGGTTTTTGGCAAGTTGTTGTTATATTCGGTGTTCATTGGGGAATTACTCCGGTTGTACTTGCAGATTTTGCAAATAACGGCAGCAACTCATTTCAGGCTTTCCAAACATGTGCCGTTGTAGCACAAGCTGCAGCTGCTTTTGGTGTATTCTTAAAATCAAGAAACAAGGATTTTAAACGTGTTGCTTTTTCTGCAGGTTTGACAGGCGTTTTTGGAATTACAGAACCGGCAATTTATGGTGTTACATTAAGACTGAAAAAACCTTTTATATGTGGCTGTATAGCTGGTGCAATAGGGGCTGTTGTAACAAGTTTCTTTGGATCAATGTACTATATATATACAGGACTTCCGGGTGTTTTAACTGTTGTTAATGCTATAAGTCCAAAAAATCCTAATTCGTTTATTGGTGAAATAGTAGGCTGCGGTATTGCAATTATAGGTGCCATCATACTTGTGCAGATTGTAGGTTTTGAAGACCCTGTAAATTCGGATATATCTGATAAATAA
- the licT gene encoding BglG family transcription antiterminator LicT has translation MIIKKILNNNVVASTSENGQEIIVVGNGIGFRQKAGQEIDDKKIDKIFRMDTEASTDKLKQLFIEVKIESINASSEIIEYAKKNLKKDLNKNIYITLTDHIDFAIERFEKRIDFRNALYWEIRKIYKKEFEIGQYALNIIEKHFSIRLPEEEAAAIATHIVNAEYDGNMSHTESMIGIVKESINVVSLFVGKQLDEDSLDYQRFVTHLLFFAQRIIEKKFLEVKSNVLADTIKNEYPEEYKCAIKISDLLSREYGIEIGDEEITFLAVHIIRVVS, from the coding sequence ATGATTATTAAAAAAATTTTAAATAATAATGTAGTTGCTTCAACTAGTGAAAATGGACAGGAAATAATTGTTGTTGGAAATGGGATAGGCTTTAGACAAAAAGCAGGTCAAGAAATTGATGATAAAAAAATAGATAAAATTTTTCGTATGGACACAGAGGCATCAACGGATAAACTAAAGCAGCTCTTTATAGAAGTAAAAATAGAATCAATAAATGCCAGCTCTGAAATTATAGAATATGCCAAAAAAAATCTAAAAAAAGACTTAAATAAAAATATATATATTACATTGACAGACCATATTGATTTTGCAATAGAGCGTTTTGAAAAAAGAATTGATTTTAGAAATGCACTTTATTGGGAAATACGAAAAATATATAAAAAAGAGTTTGAAATTGGTCAATATGCTTTAAATATAATAGAGAAACATTTTAGTATAAGATTACCAGAAGAAGAGGCTGCCGCTATTGCAACGCATATTGTAAATGCAGAATATGATGGAAATATGTCTCATACGGAATCAATGATAGGCATTGTAAAAGAATCAATAAATGTGGTAAGTCTTTTTGTCGGTAAGCAATTAGATGAGGATTCGCTGGATTATCAAAGATTTGTAACACATTTATTATTTTTTGCACAAAGAATTATTGAGAAAAAATTTTTAGAGGTGAAATCAAATGTTCTTGCCGATACTATAAAAAATGAATATCCGGAAGAATATAAATGTGCTATAAAAATATCTGATCTTCTTAGCAGAGAATATGGTATAGAAATAGGAGATGAGGAAATAACTTTTTTGGCGGTACATATTATAAGAGTGGTATCATAA
- a CDS encoding RtcB family protein: MIELKGKYNKDCKIFTDNIDEESYSLIYNILNEKASENVKVRIMPNTHIGKGIVIGFTMPLTDRVNPFHIGVDIGCGMLTSKLNDNIKNIELEKIDKTIKQNIPMGVKTHKKSNYSFFNFKELNELMRNFIIGYNKRYNTNFAIFEIDNDYIEKLCQRIEMDLEKFHNSIGTLGGGNHFIEIGSSINNDYFLTIHSGSRNFGTMVCEYHARKNKKRIEEAKDFLNSVNDANDKTTKEYNEYSEIVRNGDYIYGKAMFDYCIDMVIAQYYAKINREAMLNIIKYSLNIKLEDTFSSIHNFIDFEDFIIRKGAIRSYEGEKMIIPFNMRDGILICEGKSNEDWNFSAPHGAGRVLSRMQARKQIDMKDFIESMKGIYSSSISKNTLDEAPQAYKDSKEIEKLIMPTADIIDRLKPVLNIKAS; this comes from the coding sequence ATGATAGAGTTAAAAGGAAAATACAATAAAGACTGCAAAATATTTACTGACAATATCGATGAAGAATCTTATTCTTTGATTTATAATATTTTAAATGAAAAAGCAAGCGAAAATGTTAAAGTTAGGATAATGCCGAACACCCATATTGGAAAGGGTATAGTAATAGGTTTTACAATGCCTTTAACTGACAGAGTAAATCCTTTTCATATAGGTGTTGATATAGGATGCGGAATGCTTACTTCAAAATTAAATGATAATATAAAAAATATTGAGCTTGAAAAAATTGACAAAACTATAAAACAAAATATTCCTATGGGAGTTAAAACTCATAAAAAAAGTAATTATTCATTTTTTAATTTCAAAGAATTAAATGAACTTATGAGGAACTTTATAATAGGTTATAATAAAAGATATAATACAAACTTTGCCATATTTGAAATAGATAATGATTATATAGAAAAATTATGCCAAAGAATAGAAATGGATTTAGAAAAATTTCATAACTCCATAGGAACATTAGGAGGAGGAAATCATTTTATAGAGATAGGAAGCTCCATAAATAATGATTACTTTCTCACTATACATTCAGGCTCAAGAAATTTCGGCACAATGGTATGCGAATATCATGCAAGAAAAAATAAAAAAAGAATAGAAGAAGCAAAAGATTTTTTAAATAGTGTAAATGATGCTAATGATAAAACAACAAAAGAATATAATGAATATAGTGAAATAGTAAGAAACGGAGACTATATATATGGCAAGGCTATGTTTGACTACTGCATCGATATGGTAATAGCTCAGTATTATGCTAAAATTAACCGAGAGGCTATGCTTAACATTATAAAATATTCTCTTAATATAAAATTAGAAGATACTTTTTCATCTATACATAATTTTATAGATTTTGAAGATTTTATAATAAGAAAAGGTGCTATAAGAAGTTATGAGGGAGAAAAAATGATAATTCCTTTTAACATGCGTGACGGCATACTAATATGCGAAGGAAAAAGCAATGAAGATTGGAATTTTTCAGCACCTCATGGAGCTGGAAGAGTACTTTCAAGAATGCAGGCAAGAAAACAAATAGATATGAAAGATTTTATAGAATCTATGAAAGGTATTTATTCAAGCAGCATATCAAAAAATACTTTAGATGAAGCACCACAGGCATATAAAGATTCAAAGGAAATAGAAAAATTAATAATGCCTACAGCAGATATAATAGACAGATTAAAACCTGTACTCAATATAAAAGCTTCTTAA
- a CDS encoding SPL family radical SAM protein, with protein sequence MIKYREINCKSALNKIDNEYGFCYDLNIYRGCLHKCYYCFAVYSHKYINSKDFFGEIFVKKNIAEVLEKELSSRNWNRDIINLGSVTDNYQEAEKDYKLMRDVLKLLIRYKTPMCISTKSDLILRDFDLIDELSNIVPVRIATTITALDEKLSSLIEPNVISPERRLNILKEFKKTKAITAVHTMPVMPFITENEVENIFKKVKEYNIDYCASDVLKLRGECRKIYLNFVRQTFPEHYKKYLYIYGTDGLLKDEYKEKIYSKIEALEEKYNITYKTKEELNTEDSVYNRYKNKVMEEEPSLF encoded by the coding sequence ATGATTAAATACAGAGAAATTAACTGCAAATCTGCTTTAAATAAAATAGATAATGAATACGGATTCTGTTATGATTTAAATATTTACAGAGGCTGTCTTCATAAATGCTATTACTGTTTTGCTGTGTATTCTCATAAATATATTAATTCAAAAGATTTTTTTGGTGAAATATTTGTAAAGAAAAATATTGCTGAAGTATTAGAAAAAGAATTATCATCAAGAAATTGGAATAGAGATATTATTAATCTAGGAAGTGTTACAGATAATTATCAGGAAGCAGAAAAAGATTATAAACTTATGAGAGATGTTTTAAAACTACTTATAAGATATAAAACACCAATGTGCATATCCACAAAAAGCGATTTGATATTAAGAGATTTTGATTTGATAGATGAGCTTTCAAATATAGTGCCTGTAAGAATAGCGACAACTATAACAGCATTAGATGAGAAATTATCTTCTTTAATAGAACCTAATGTTATAAGCCCAGAGAGAAGATTAAATATATTAAAGGAGTTTAAAAAAACTAAGGCTATAACTGCAGTTCATACTATGCCTGTAATGCCTTTTATAACAGAAAATGAGGTAGAAAATATTTTTAAGAAGGTTAAAGAGTATAATATAGATTATTGTGCATCAGATGTGCTCAAATTAAGAGGCGAATGCAGAAAGATATATTTAAACTTTGTAAGACAAACTTTTCCAGAGCATTATAAAAAGTATCTATATATTTACGGAACTGACGGACTTCTTAAAGATGAATACAAAGAAAAAATATACTCAAAAATAGAAGCATTAGAAGAAAAATATAATATCACATACAAAACTAAAGAAGAACTTAACACAGAAGACAGTGTTTATAATAGGTATAAAAACAAGGTTATGGAAGAAGAGCCTAGTTTGTTTTAA